A portion of the Deltaproteobacteria bacterium genome contains these proteins:
- a CDS encoding GNAT family N-acetyltransferase, translating into MPHVLTAEAAVKKIPKGCRIFLGSGAAHPLAISDAMAEHYAHFSDNELIHLMTLGHAAFVGEKFRGHLRDNSFFIGDNVRTAVQSGEADYTPIFLSEIPGLFRSGSFPIAVAIIMVAPPDQHGMCSLGVSVDVVRAAVEAAELVIAQVNPQMPRTFGQALLPYGEIDYVVEADLPLPEIAPPVEDAVIAAIGKNVAKLIPDGAVVQMGIGGIPNAVLANLRDKNDLGIHTEMFSDGVIDLIRAGNITNATKKVLKGRTATSFCFGSRRLYDFVHENPLIEFYPSDFINDPFCIAQNDGMVAVNSALQIDLTGQVCADSIGYKFYSGIGGQVDFVRGAARSVGGKPIIALPSTAKGGAVSRIVGELSRGAGVVTSRGDIHYVVTEYGIASLHGKSIRQRATSLIHIAHPDFRDELLSFVKERHYVYIDQRCERETTRFSGFAEEQRAFGGHQMRVRSLKITDERRLQEFFYSHSEDTIRQRYFHLKTTMPREIAARLVQLDYDRNMALVVLEPGRYDDRIVAIARYAGAPGADTVELSFVVHEAYQRQGMGGYLCGRLVEYARRCGIRELLANCLASNLGMRAIFDRLQPQVSALTTTTEGDILRYRFTL; encoded by the coding sequence ATGCCGCATGTCCTGACCGCCGAGGCCGCTGTTAAAAAAATCCCGAAGGGGTGCCGCATCTTTTTAGGTTCGGGCGCGGCGCACCCGCTCGCGATCTCCGACGCGATGGCGGAACACTATGCTCATTTCTCCGACAACGAACTCATCCATTTAATGACGCTGGGCCACGCGGCCTTCGTCGGTGAAAAATTTCGCGGCCATCTGCGCGATAACAGTTTTTTCATCGGCGATAACGTGCGGACTGCGGTGCAGAGCGGGGAGGCGGATTACACGCCGATTTTTCTCTCCGAGATCCCCGGACTGTTCCGGTCCGGTTCGTTTCCGATCGCCGTCGCCATAATTATGGTGGCGCCTCCGGACCAGCACGGGATGTGTAGTCTCGGTGTGAGTGTGGATGTCGTCCGCGCGGCCGTCGAAGCGGCCGAGTTGGTCATCGCGCAGGTCAATCCGCAGATGCCGCGCACATTCGGCCAAGCGCTGCTGCCGTATGGTGAGATCGACTATGTCGTCGAGGCCGACTTGCCGTTGCCGGAAATCGCGCCTCCGGTGGAAGATGCGGTGATTGCCGCGATCGGAAAAAATGTTGCGAAGTTAATTCCCGACGGCGCAGTGGTGCAAATGGGTATCGGCGGCATCCCGAACGCCGTGCTCGCGAATTTGCGCGACAAAAACGATCTCGGTATCCATACGGAAATGTTTTCGGACGGCGTGATCGATCTGATCCGCGCCGGCAATATCACCAACGCGACGAAAAAAGTGCTCAAGGGTCGCACCGCGACCAGCTTCTGTTTCGGTTCGCGCCGCTTGTACGACTTCGTCCACGAAAATCCGTTGATCGAATTTTATCCTTCCGACTTTATCAACGATCCGTTTTGCATTGCGCAAAACGACGGCATGGTGGCCGTGAATTCGGCGCTGCAGATCGATCTCACCGGGCAGGTCTGTGCCGACTCGATCGGGTACAAGTTTTACAGTGGGATCGGCGGCCAAGTGGATTTTGTCCGCGGCGCCGCGCGTTCAGTTGGTGGAAAACCAATTATTGCGTTGCCCTCGACGGCCAAAGGAGGCGCGGTGTCGCGCATCGTCGGCGAATTGTCGCGCGGCGCAGGCGTGGTCACATCCCGCGGCGATATTCATTATGTCGTGACGGAGTACGGCATCGCGAGCTTGCACGGCAAATCGATTCGGCAACGGGCGACCTCGCTGATCCATATTGCCCATCCTGATTTCCGCGACGAACTGTTGTCGTTCGTGAAGGAGCGGCACTATGTCTACATCGATCAGCGCTGTGAACGGGAAACGACGCGCTTTTCCGGATTTGCAGAGGAACAGCGGGCGTTCGGCGGACACCAGATGCGTGTGCGCTCGCTGAAAATCACCGATGAACGACGCCTCCAAGAGTTTTTCTATTCGCACAGCGAAGACACGATTCGGCAACGCTACTTTCATTTGAAGACCACGATGCCACGTGAGATCGCCGCGCGGTTGGTGCAGCTCGATTACGATCGCAATATGGCGTTGGTCGTGTTGGAGCCGGGGCGTTACGACGACCGGATCGTCGCGATCGCGCGCTATGCCGGGGCGCCGGGTGCGGACACGGTCGAGCTCTCGTTCGTGGTCCATGAGGCGTATCAGCGGCAGGGGATGGGCGGCTATTTGTGCGGCCGCTTAGTCGAATACGCGCGGCGTTGCGGGATTCGCGAACTGCTTGCGAATTGCCTGGCCTCCAACCTCGGGATGCGCGCGATCTTCGACCGCCTCCAACCGCAAGTCTCCGCGTTGACGACGACCACCGAAGGCGACATCCTCCGCTATCGGTTTACATTGTGA